A genomic segment from Flavobacterium sp. 9R encodes:
- a CDS encoding SLBB domain-containing protein, with product MKKILFVVVFVLGVFNTSSLLAQDLLKSQDLSTLKVDYLSDADIAKIKGQLQTNNITIEQAEPMALAKGMSATEFAKLKTRLAANSPAGAALKKEGTEKKVALREQEIYTNNKVKDTLNTLVFGSELFDNPTLNFEPDLKLATPVNYVLGPGDELQVSVYGIQEFNASIPVSVEGKVSIQYVGQIAVSGLTIEAATQKIRGAIARVYSTVASGQSQVGVSLSRIRTIKVTLIGSKQPGNYSVSSLATVYNALYLGGGPSKNGSYRNIELIRNNKVYRNIDIYRFLVNGNQSDNVGLKDNDVIRIPAYTKRVTIEGEVKRPGIFELKAGESFSDLLRFSSGFTDVAYTASVNVLQKTSKEFKVKDVKSNEFSTYKPLAGDVFKVTKILNRFENRIKIEGAVFRPDTYSYYSGMRISDLVAQADGLKEDAYKNRARIVRLKSDLTTEIVNVDLGKALAGDAMANLSLQKEDIVTVYSILDFKEDYTISIDGEVKKPGTYDYFDKLSLNDVIVQAGGLTGAASKRVEIARMMKSELEDVNYPNRVELFDFEISTDSNEQLKNFQLQPFDVINIRRVAVYEKPQQVSVKGAVNFTGKYALVQKKEKIYDIIQRAGGLSSLADPNGVKIKRPIQAKQIEDLENINLNLGKKDSIQNKLENKLKEEVHFATIPVDWKSILKKPASTSNVTLLPGDEIDVSFLSESVKVTGNVLLTSEIPYERGRGFAYYLDAVGGTDAKAWRKKAYVIYPNGKAAVTGHFLFWRSYPKVLPGSQIIVPEKPETKKMSTGEWVSIGSVISSLALLIVTAFK from the coding sequence ATGAAAAAAATACTATTTGTTGTTGTTTTTGTTCTTGGGGTGTTCAATACTTCCTCATTGTTGGCACAGGATTTATTAAAAAGTCAGGATTTGAGTACTTTGAAGGTAGATTATTTGTCGGATGCTGATATAGCAAAGATTAAGGGCCAATTGCAAACCAACAATATAACTATTGAACAAGCTGAACCTATGGCTTTAGCTAAAGGAATGTCTGCAACAGAGTTTGCCAAGTTAAAAACGCGATTAGCGGCTAATAGCCCTGCAGGTGCTGCACTTAAAAAAGAGGGAACAGAAAAAAAAGTTGCCTTACGTGAGCAGGAAATCTACACTAACAACAAAGTAAAAGATACTTTAAACACCTTGGTTTTTGGGTCTGAGTTATTTGATAATCCGACCTTGAATTTTGAGCCTGATTTAAAGTTAGCTACTCCAGTCAATTATGTGTTAGGTCCTGGCGATGAATTGCAAGTGAGTGTCTATGGTATTCAAGAATTCAATGCCAGTATTCCGGTATCAGTAGAAGGTAAAGTGAGCATACAATATGTAGGACAAATTGCGGTTTCGGGTTTGACTATAGAAGCGGCTACACAAAAAATACGTGGAGCCATAGCAAGAGTGTATAGCACGGTTGCTTCAGGTCAATCACAAGTAGGAGTGAGCTTGAGCCGTATTCGTACCATCAAAGTAACGTTGATTGGCAGCAAGCAACCTGGTAATTATTCCGTTTCTTCCTTGGCCACGGTTTACAATGCCTTGTATTTAGGAGGTGGACCATCTAAAAACGGTAGTTATCGTAACATAGAGTTAATTAGAAACAATAAAGTATATCGCAATATAGACATCTACCGCTTTTTAGTGAATGGGAACCAATCCGACAATGTTGGGTTAAAAGACAATGATGTCATTCGTATTCCAGCTTATACCAAACGGGTGACTATTGAAGGCGAGGTGAAACGTCCTGGTATTTTTGAATTGAAAGCAGGAGAATCTTTTAGTGATTTGTTGCGTTTTTCTTCTGGTTTTACGGATGTCGCCTATACAGCTTCGGTAAATGTTTTGCAAAAAACCAGTAAAGAGTTCAAGGTTAAAGATGTGAAGTCAAATGAGTTCTCTACTTATAAGCCTTTGGCAGGTGATGTGTTTAAAGTAACCAAAATTTTGAACCGCTTTGAGAATCGTATTAAAATTGAAGGAGCTGTTTTTAGACCGGATACCTATTCTTATTATAGTGGGATGCGCATATCAGACTTAGTGGCTCAGGCCGACGGACTCAAAGAAGATGCCTACAAAAACCGAGCTAGAATTGTTCGTTTAAAATCAGATTTGACTACCGAAATTGTGAATGTGGATTTGGGTAAAGCCCTAGCGGGTGATGCTATGGCGAACCTATCGCTTCAAAAGGAAGATATAGTTACGGTCTATTCTATTTTAGATTTTAAGGAAGACTATACGATTTCTATTGATGGGGAAGTAAAGAAACCTGGAACCTATGACTATTTTGACAAATTATCGCTAAATGATGTAATTGTGCAAGCAGGTGGACTTACTGGCGCTGCCTCAAAACGAGTGGAGATTGCTAGAATGATGAAATCGGAGTTGGAAGATGTCAATTATCCGAATCGTGTGGAATTATTTGATTTTGAAATTAGTACGGATTCGAATGAGCAATTGAAAAATTTTCAATTGCAGCCTTTTGATGTCATTAACATCCGAAGAGTAGCGGTATACGAAAAGCCGCAACAAGTAAGTGTTAAAGGGGCCGTAAATTTTACCGGAAAGTATGCTTTAGTACAGAAGAAAGAAAAGATATACGACATCATTCAGAGAGCGGGAGGCTTGTCTTCTTTAGCAGATCCTAATGGTGTGAAAATCAAACGCCCTATCCAAGCCAAACAGATAGAAGATTTAGAAAACATCAATTTGAATTTGGGTAAAAAAGACAGCATTCAAAACAAATTAGAAAATAAACTAAAGGAAGAAGTGCATTTTGCTACTATTCCAGTAGATTGGAAGTCGATTCTTAAAAAGCCAGCAAGTACTTCTAATGTTACTTTGCTACCAGGGGATGAAATTGATGTTTCCTTTTTAAGCGAAAGTGTGAAAGTAACTGGAAATGTATTGCTGACTTCGGAAATCCCTTATGAAAGAGGGCGTGGCTTTGCTTATTATTTGGATGCTGTAGGAGGTACCGATGCTAAGGCTTGGAGAAAAAAAGCCTATGTGATTTATCCGAACGGGAAAGCTGCTGTTACTGGTCATTTCTTGTTTTGGCGCT
- a CDS encoding four helix bundle protein, which yields MKYQIYSFEKLEVYQLARQFKVEIKLLSQTFPKEERFELVSQINRSSASIAANLAEGSGRSSNLDQAHFTNMSFSTGLETIDHLNTALDLHYIDEQKYTDMRIKLDAILNKLNALYKYQANNKETLKKKV from the coding sequence ATGAAGTATCAAATTTATTCGTTTGAGAAATTAGAAGTATATCAATTGGCTAGGCAGTTTAAAGTTGAAATAAAATTGTTGAGTCAAACATTTCCTAAGGAAGAGCGATTTGAATTGGTTAGTCAAATTAATAGATCATCTGCTAGTATTGCAGCAAATTTGGCAGAAGGTTCAGGTAGGTCTTCCAATTTAGATCAAGCACATTTTACCAATATGTCATTTTCAACAGGCTTAGAAACTATTGATCACTTGAATACAGCTTTAGATTTGCACTATATTGACGAGCAAAAATATACTGATATGAGAATTAAATTAGATGCTATTTTAAATAAACTTAACGCGCTTTATAAGTATCAAGCTAATAATAAAGAAACTTTGAAGAAGAAGGTTTAA
- a CDS encoding UpxY family transcription antiterminator, giving the protein MNWYVLYTKPKWEKKVADKLKEMGIKAYCPTTIQVRQWSDRKKKVEMPLFSSYVFVQVEERERNAVFAVSGVIRYLFWLGKPAIVKDQEIVAIQQWLSEPDSFEVEVRTWQAGDRVVLEQGVFKDQLAVVQEVKSSGYVLVLEALGCVLKVEKKKR; this is encoded by the coding sequence ATGAACTGGTACGTACTCTATACAAAGCCCAAATGGGAGAAGAAGGTGGCTGATAAGTTGAAGGAGATGGGTATTAAAGCCTATTGTCCTACGACGATTCAAGTACGGCAATGGAGTGATCGCAAGAAAAAAGTAGAAATGCCTTTGTTTTCGTCTTATGTTTTTGTTCAAGTAGAAGAGAGGGAACGAAATGCCGTTTTTGCAGTGTCAGGAGTGATTCGCTATTTGTTTTGGTTAGGTAAGCCAGCCATCGTAAAGGATCAAGAGATTGTTGCTATTCAACAATGGCTTTCGGAACCTGATTCTTTTGAGGTTGAAGTTAGAACTTGGCAAGCTGGAGATAGAGTGGTACTAGAGCAAGGGGTTTTTAAAGATCAGCTGGCAGTAGTGCAAGAGGTTAAAAGTAGTGGTTATGTACTGGTTTTAGAAGCCTTGGGTTGTGTGTTGAAAGTGGAGAAGAAGAAGAGGTAA
- the rfbB gene encoding dTDP-glucose 4,6-dehydratase, translated as MKKILITGGAGFIGSHVVRRFVTTYPEYHIFNLDALTYAGNLENIKDIEKAPNYTFVKGDITDEVFINELFATHQFEGVLHLAAESHVDRSITDPLAFVKTNVFGTMILLNAAKNQWKDNFEGKRFYHISTDEVYGTLGAEGLFTETTPYDPNSPYSASKASSDHFVRAYGETYGLPYVLTNCSNNYGPYHFPEKLIPLFINNIIQNKPLPVYGDGNYTRDWLFVKDHAVAIDLVFHKGKNHETYNIGGFNEWKNIDLVKVLCRIMDEKLGRAEGTSQELITYVKDRPGHDLRYAIDANKINKELGWKPSVTFEEGLEQTIDWYLSNQEWLNSVTSGAYASYYEQQYL; from the coding sequence ATGAAAAAAATATTGATTACAGGAGGAGCAGGATTTATTGGATCACATGTGGTCCGTCGATTTGTAACGACTTATCCAGAGTATCATATCTTTAATTTGGATGCGTTGACTTATGCAGGTAATTTAGAGAATATCAAGGATATTGAAAAAGCACCGAATTATACTTTTGTTAAAGGGGATATCACAGATGAGGTGTTTATAAACGAATTGTTTGCTACACATCAATTTGAGGGCGTATTGCATTTGGCCGCTGAATCGCATGTCGATCGTTCCATTACGGATCCTTTGGCGTTTGTAAAAACGAATGTTTTTGGTACGATGATTTTGCTTAATGCAGCTAAAAATCAGTGGAAAGACAATTTTGAAGGGAAACGTTTTTACCATATTAGCACCGATGAGGTATATGGTACTTTGGGGGCTGAAGGGCTGTTTACAGAGACCACTCCTTATGATCCTAATTCTCCTTATTCGGCTTCTAAAGCGAGTTCAGATCACTTCGTGCGTGCTTACGGCGAAACCTACGGATTACCTTATGTGCTGACAAATTGTTCGAACAATTACGGACCCTATCATTTTCCAGAAAAGTTGATTCCACTTTTCATCAATAATATCATTCAGAACAAACCTTTGCCAGTGTATGGTGATGGAAATTATACTAGAGACTGGTTGTTTGTTAAAGATCACGCGGTAGCCATTGATTTGGTTTTTCATAAAGGAAAGAATCACGAAACCTACAATATCGGAGGTTTTAATGAATGGAAGAATATTGATTTGGTCAAAGTCTTGTGTCGTATTATGGACGAAAAATTAGGACGTGCAGAAGGAACTTCTCAAGAGTTGATTACTTATGTAAAAGATCGTCCAGGGCATGATTTGCGATATGCTATTGATGCTAATAAAATTAATAAAGAATTAGGATGGAAGCCTTCGGTTACTTTTGAAGAAGGACTAGAGCAAACCATCGATTGGTATTTGAGTAATCAAGAATGGTTGAATAGCGTGACGTCAGGGGCGTATGCATCGTATTATGAGCAACAGTATTTGTAG
- a CDS encoding nucleotide sugar dehydrogenase → MDTKIKIAVIGLGYVGLPLARLFATQYPVVGFDINENRISELRQGTDSTLEVADAVLQAVLVSDFDSANKGLLCSSDIAAIQDCNYYIVTVPTPVDKNNRPDLTPLYKSSTTVGKVLKKGDIVIYESTVYPGVTEEECVPVLEKISGLQFNEDFFAGYSPERINPGDKEHTVEKILKITSGSTPAIGQKVDALYRSVILAGTHLAPSIKVAEAAKVIENSQRDINIAFVNELAKIFNLLDIDTAEVLKAAGTKWNFLPFKPGLVGGHCIGVDPYYLAQKAQEKGYHPEIILAGRRLNDSMGEYVAAQVVKLMIKKGVTINGANLLLLGITFKENCPDVRNTKIVDVVRAFVDYGIQVTIYDPWANPEEVRHEYGLTTINKVPESTFDAIVLGVAHKAFLDMDFAALRNEKSVLYDVKGVLQIPVDGKL, encoded by the coding sequence GAATTTCCGAATTGCGACAAGGTACTGATAGCACTTTAGAAGTAGCCGACGCGGTTCTTCAAGCTGTTTTAGTTTCAGACTTCGACTCCGCTAACAAAGGCTTGTTGTGTTCTAGTGATATAGCAGCCATTCAAGATTGTAACTACTACATCGTTACTGTACCCACTCCTGTAGACAAAAACAATCGACCTGATTTAACACCTTTATACAAATCCAGCACTACTGTTGGAAAAGTCTTGAAAAAAGGAGATATCGTTATCTATGAATCAACTGTTTATCCAGGAGTTACTGAAGAAGAATGTGTACCGGTTTTAGAAAAAATATCAGGTTTGCAATTTAATGAAGATTTTTTTGCAGGCTATTCTCCTGAACGCATTAATCCTGGTGATAAAGAACATACTGTAGAAAAAATTTTAAAAATCACCTCTGGATCTACCCCAGCAATTGGTCAAAAAGTGGATGCCTTGTATCGATCAGTTATTTTGGCTGGGACGCATTTGGCACCTTCTATCAAAGTGGCCGAAGCCGCTAAAGTCATTGAAAATTCGCAGCGTGATATCAATATTGCTTTTGTAAACGAATTGGCTAAAATCTTCAATTTATTGGATATAGATACTGCTGAGGTCTTAAAAGCAGCGGGTACCAAATGGAATTTCTTGCCCTTCAAACCTGGTTTGGTGGGTGGTCATTGTATTGGGGTTGACCCTTATTATTTGGCACAAAAAGCGCAAGAGAAAGGCTATCATCCAGAAATTATTTTGGCTGGTCGTCGTTTGAATGACAGTATGGGAGAGTATGTGGCAGCACAAGTGGTGAAATTGATGATTAAAAAAGGGGTGACGATCAATGGTGCCAACTTGTTATTGTTAGGAATCACTTTCAAAGAAAATTGCCCAGATGTGCGCAACACCAAAATCGTAGATGTGGTTCGCGCTTTTGTGGATTATGGCATTCAGGTTACAATTTATGATCCTTGGGCGAATCCCGAAGAAGTAAGGCATGAATACGGATTAACTACCATAAACAAAGTACCTGAAAGTACTTTTGATGCTATCGTTTTAGGGGTAGCACATAAAGCTTTCTTAGATATGGACTTTGCAGCTTTGAGAAATGAAAAAAGTGTGTTGTACGATGTAAAAGGGGTACTGCAAATACCTGTGGATGGGAAGTTGTAG